DNA from Sulfurimonas gotlandica GD1:
ATTTTGCCATGAGAGGCAATCTGATAAACAATGAACCTGAGCGTTATGCTTCATGGGATAAGAACAAAATCTACGAAAAAATGAAAGCAAACCGTAAGGGTGCGCCAAGTTTTACTCTTCATGATGGCCCTCCTTATGCAAATGGAAATATCCATATCGGTCACGCACTTAATAAGGTTTTAAAAGATATTATAATTAAACGTAACTACTTCGATGGCAAGTCTGTTCGTTTTACTCCGGGTTGGGATTGTCATGGTCTTCCAATCGAGCAACAAGTTGAGAAAAAACTTGGTGGAAAGCAGAAGAAAGAGCTTTTAGAAGTTTCAAAAGTAAGAGAGCTTTGTCGTGCACATGCAGCGAAGTTTGTTGATATACAAAAGAGTGAGTTTAAACAGTTAGGTATTTTAGCAGACTGGGAAAATCCTTATGTAACTATGGACTATAAATTTGAAGCAAACATCTACCGTACACTTTGTGGTGTTGCAAAAAAAGGTCTTCTGATTGAACGTAGTAAACCTGTTTACTGGTCATGGGCAGAGAGAACTGCACTGGCTGAAGCTGAAGTTGAGTATGAAGACAAAGAGTCTCACTCTATCTACGTAGCGTTTGAATTAAGTGATGAAGCAAAAGCCAAAGCTGATTTAGTCGGAAAAGCTTCTTTAGTGATCTGGACTACTACTCCTTGGACACTTCCATCAAACACAGGTATCTCTCTTCACCCAGAAGAAAAGTATGTTCTTACTACAGATGGCTACATAGTAGCCAAGGCTCTTTTTGAGTCTTTACTAGCACTTGGTGTTGTAAAAGGCGAGATAGCTAAAGAAGTAGATTCTAAATCTCTTGAAGGCCAAGTTGCAACTAACCCATTAAACGGCAGAACTTCTAAAATTGTTTTAGGCGACCACGTACTTATGGATAGTGGTACCGGTGGTGTACATACAGCTCCTGGTCACGGTGAAGACGATTACCGTGTTGGATTAAAGTATGACTTGGAAGTTATTATGCCAGTTGATGAGACTGGATGTTTTGATGAGACAGTAGTTCGTGAAAAACTACTTCCTAATCCAGAAGAATTTGTAGGTCAACTTATCTTTAAAACAAACGATAGAATTTTAGAACTTTTAGGTGATTCTCTTCTTTATCAGTCAAAATTTACTCACTCTTATCCACACTGCTGGAGAAGTCACACTCCACTAATCTTCCGTGCTACTAGACAATGGTTTATCTCTGTAGATGAGAAGCCAGAAGGTGAAGACAAGACTCTAAGAAACATAGCTTTAAGCGAAGTAGAAAAGACTCTTTTCTTCCCTAAATCAGGTAAAAACCGTCTAAACTCTATGGTAGCAAATCGTCCTGATTGGTGTATATCTCGTCAACGTGATTGGGGTGTTCCTATTGCTTTCTTTAGAGTAAAAGAGACAGGGGAAGTTCTTTTTGATGAAAAAGTTCTAAACTTTACAGCTATGATATTTGAGATGCAAGGAAGTGATGCTTGGTATTCAATGCCAATAGAGCAACTTCTTTACCCAGGTTCTGGCTATAAAGCAGATGAGTTGGAAAAAGTTACTGACATTTTAGATGTTTGGTTTGACAGTGGTTCAACTTGGAACTCAGTTTTAAAGTCTCGCAACTATGATGCTGGAGAATATCAAGCCGACCTATATGTAGAGGGTTCAGACCAGCATCGTGGTTGGTTCCAATCATCTCTATTTTTATCATGTGCTGTTGAGCACAAAGCTCCATATAAAGCAGTTCTTACTCACGGTTTCACAGTAGATGAAAAAGGTGAGAAGATGTCAAAGTCTAAAGGCAATGTTATTGCTCCTGAGAAAGTTTTAAAAGAGTACGGAAGTGAAATCCTTCGTCTTTGGGTAGCTTCAAGTGACTATCAAGGTGACTTAAAAATCTCTGATGGTATTTTAAAACAGACATCTGAGAACTACCGTAAACTAAGAAACACTTTTAGAATCATGCTTGCAAATATTAACGATCTTGAGACAATTAGCGCTTATGAAAATATGGGCGAATTAGACAAGTGGATTTTAAATGTTGCTAAAAATGTATTTAAAGAAGTTCATAAATCATTTACTGAGTACAACTACGTCAACGGTATGAGTCTACTTAATAACTTCATCGTTAATGAGTTAAGCGGTATGTACATAGATATGACAAAAGACTCTCTTTACTGTAATGCAAAAACTGACCCAAGAAGAATGGCATCTCAGAGTGCTATGGCTATCATCACTAAAAGCTTACTTCTTCTAATGGCTCCGATATTAACTTACACAGCAGATGAGATTGTAGAAAATGCTCCTGCTATCATCAAAGGTGATGCAGAATCTATTTTTGACATGACTTATGCAGAAATTCAAGCTGGTGAATCAACTTTTGATGCACTCTACATGACTAAAGCTCGTGAAGGTTTTGGAACAATCGTAGATGCACTTAAAAAAGAGAAAATCATCAAAAGTACTTTAGAGGTAGTTATCTCAACTGACTCTAATATAGCACTTGCTATTGATAGTACAGATGCTGAAGACTGGTTTGTTGTCTCTTGTGTATCAGACGAAGCATCTGGTGATGTTCTTGGAACTTTCAAAGTTGAAGATGACATATTCACTATTTCAAAAGCAACTGCTCACAAATGTCCTAGATGTTGGAAATACCAAGCAGCTAGTGAAGATACAACTTGTAAAAGATGTGAAGAAGTTGTAAGTGCCTAATTTCTCAGAGCCTGTTTCAACTACATTTATAACTATTAGCATAGTTCTAATATTTGTAGTTGTCGCTCTCGGAATTGTAGCCGTACAAAAAGTAAAAAAAGCAAAGGAAATTTAGTGATTACATTAAAAGAAGCCCTTAAATTAAATAAAGATGAACTAAACAAATTTAAAGAAGAACTAAAAGCTAAAATAGAAGCAAGACCTGAACTAAACGCTTACATTGATGTAAATAATATTGGAGAAGGTGTTCCTATTGCTATCAAAGACAACATCCAAGTAAATGGTTGGTCTGTGACTTCAGGCTCAAATATTCTTCAAGGTTACATCGCTCCATATAATGCAACTGTAATAGAGAAAATGGTCGATGCAGGTCTTAGTCCATTTGGTAGAACAAACATGGATGAGTTTGCTATGGGTTCAACTACTGAATCAAGTTTTTACGGTAAGACTCAAAACCCTCACAACTCGGAGTATGTTCCAGGTGGTAGTTCTGGTGGTTCTGCTGCTGCTGTTGGTGCTGGTTTAGCTATCGCTGCACTTGGCTCAGATACTGGTGGATCTATCCGTCAACCTGCTGCTTTTTGTGGTATTGTAGGAATGAAGCCTACTTACGGAAGAGTAAGTCGTTACGGTTTAGGTGCATATGCATCTTCACTTGACCAAATAGGACCGATGACTCAAAACGTTGAAGATGCTGCAATTCTGTATGACATCATCAGCGGTCACGATGCTAAAGACTCAACAAGCGCAGATATGAATGACAAAGTTTCAGACAAACTAGATGCAAACAGAAAAATGACTATCGCTGTTCTTCCAAAGCATATTGAAAATGCAAGTGAAGATGTGAAAAAAGCTTACCAAGTTGCTATAGATGTACTTAAAGCTGCAGGTCATACAATAGTAGAGCGTGAGCTAATGGATGCTAAGTTTGATATCTCTGCTTACTACATCACTGCAACTGCTGAAGCTGCTACAAACCTTGCACGTTATGACGGTATTCGTTATGGTAACCGCGTAACTGGAACTAACCTTGAAGATACGTTCATCAAGACTAGAAGCAACGGTTTTGGAGATGAAGTAAAACGTCGTATTCTACTTGGTAACTTTGTACTTTCAAGTGGTTACTATGAAGCTTACTATGTGAAAGCACAAAAAACTAGACACATGATCAAAGACCAATATAATAAAATCTTTGAAGATGTTGATCTTATCCTTTCACCTATTGCACCGGGTATTGCACCAAAATTTGGTGAGCTTAAAAACCCGATGGACATGTACCTAAGTGACCTTTACTCTATCAGTGTAAATCTAGCTGGACTACCTGCCCTAGCACTCCCTATCTCAAAGTCAGATGCAGGAATGCCAGTAGGACTTCAACTTATCGCTAAACCTTACGATGAGCAAACTCTTTTTGACGGTTCTCTTTCTTTAGAGAAACAAATCAACTACAACTCTTAATCATTTTTTTTTTACTTTCCCACTTTTAAAGTGGGAATAAACTATTTACAATAAAAGCTTTTCAAACTCCGAAGTTTTAAGAGGCTTGCTTTTATAATATCCTTGATAGTATTGGCAACCATGCTCTTCTAAGAAATCAATCTGTTCAATATGCTCAGTACCTTCAGCCAATATCTTATAACCAAGCGCACTTCCCATTGCGATGATTGCTTTAACAATTGCCATATCATCATTTTCAAACGGTACTTCATCTATAAATGATTTATCAATCTTTAAAATATCAATAGGGAAACGTTTCAGATAACTGTAAGATGAATATCCAGTACCAAAATCATCAATAGCTAACCTGATACCCTTTGCACGAATAGCGTGAAGCATAGCTACTGCTTCTTCCTCCCGTTGCATTACTGCACTCTCTGTCAACTCTATAACTAACTTATCAGCTGTAAAACCTGTCTCTTTTAAAGTACTGTCAATCAACCTAGTAATATTTTGGTGTCTTAGTTGATTTGCCGAGACATTTACAGATATGCTTAGATTGTAACCTTTATCTATCCACAACTTTCCTTGGCGACAGGCATCTCTAATAACCCACTCTCCAATAGCTCCAATAAGACCTGTTTCTTCAGCCAAAGGAATAAAATCATTTGGAGAAATCAAACCATGGATAGGATCATTCCATCTGATAAGTGCTTCCGCACCAACAATTCTTTTACTCTTGATATGAACCTGTGGTTGATAATATAATTCAAACTCACTGTGTTCTATTGCTCGTCTTAATCTGGTTGCCAACTCTATATGTTTTTTAGCCAACTCTGTTAATTCATCGGAGTAGTAACTTATACCACCACGTTTATCTTTTTTCCCTTTGTAGAGTGCAGTATCTGCAAACTGTATAAGTTCTTCAGCTGTCTCAGCATTTTCAGGGGCTATTACTATACCTGCTGTTGAACAAATATGAACTTCGGAAGTGTTGGATAGATAAAATGGTTTTTCTACTTCTTCCATTATCTCCTTAGCAAACATAGCAGCATCGTCACTATTATTAATATCTTCTAAAATTATTGCAAACTTATCACCGTCAAGTCTTGCAATAAAGTCTCCACCACGTATACGAGTAGATAATCGTTTAGCAATAAGAGCAAGCAGTTCATCTCCAATATCATGTCCATAACTGTCATTTATATCTTTGAAGTGGTCCATATCTAAAACCAATAAAGCTGCTATTTTATTATTTCGCTTGCATCTATGTACTACTTTTTGAAGATATGAGAACAAAAATGTACGATTTGCAAAGCCCGTTAAAGTGTCAAAATTAGCAAGTCTTTCAAGTTTGTTTTCATACTGCTTACGCTCAGTAATATCTTGAACTGTACCTATGCCTGAGACAATTGTTCCATCTTCATCAATCACAAATTTCGCTTTTTCACGAACCCATTTAGTTTCACTTCCAACAATAACGCGATGTTCAATTTCAAATTTAGCACCTTTTAGTGCTTCATCCCATGCTAATAATGCATTTTCTTTATCATCTTTGTGAATCATTTCAACAAATAGTTCGTAGTTCATCTGCGTACCATGTTCAATACCAAAGATGTTATAACACTCATTTGACCATGAAAGAGTATTTGTCTTTAAATCAATACTCCAACTACCCACACGAGCAATTGACTGAGCTTCATTCATAGCAGTCTCTTTCTTTTGAAGCTCTTCTTCACGCTTTCTTGATTCATCTAAATCTTCATTTTTTTCTCGTATCGTTTTAAGCAGTGTCTCAAAGTATGCCCCATGAATTGTTTTGAGTACTTCATGACGATTAATGATTCCTATAATCTTTTCCTGAGAGTCTGCAACTACCAGTTGATGGATTCCATGCTCTTCCATCATTTGTGCTGCTTTTTGCAGAGGAATTGATTTTACAACGAAGTGTAAATCTTTTTGTATGATCTTTTTTACAGTTGAATCTAAAGAGAAATCTTTATGAGCATAATAACGTGTTACATCTCTTTCACGAACAACCCCATGAGCTTTAAGGTTTTTCATAACGATTGCCGTATCAGCATGACGTTCACTCATCATCTTTGCCACATCAACAATAAGAGCATTTGAGTCTATCATCAATGGTGCTTCATTCATGATATCTTCAACTGCTTTTAATGCACCGACATCTATGTATCCGATATGTCTTAAAAAATCACCTTCACTTACAACACCTACAAACTCATCATTTTCATTTGTAACAATGATATGCCTATAGCCCTTATTTTGCATCATGATATAAGCATCATGCATATATATATCTTCTTTAATCATAAATAAATTACCAGCAATCACTTCTGATAAAAGAGTAGATTTTTGTAAAGAGTTTGCAATTGCTTTTAATGCGTCATGCTCAGTAAAAATACCTATAGGTTGATTATTAGCATCTACAATAACAATTGAGCTAACTGCATTGCTTTGCATATGATTTAGTGCGTCTTCAATAGTTTTATCTGGGCTTATACTTGCTATAGATTGAGATACGATAATGGAGCCAATTTTTGTATGTTTCATGCGGTCCTCTTTTAATGATAATAAAATCAAAAATAGTATATCACGTGTCCTTATAAAGTCTACTTTTATACTTCAAGCTTTTAAAATATAAAAATAACACAGCCTACTCTCAGACTATAAAGATAATATCAAACAAATAAAATATCTTACAAAATATAAGGCTCAAAAATGAACAAACAAATATCCAACTCTATAATGGCTTCACTAGTGGCAGATGCTTATGCACTTGGTGCTCATTGGATTTATGAAGAAGCACACCTTAAAAGTCTACCAATAGACTGGGAAACACTCAACAAAGCTCAGTCAATGTGGCATAAAGGCAAAGCAAAAGGTGACTTCACTCACTATGGAGATCAGACACTTTATCTTTTAGAGTATATGTCTCAAAACAAAGAGTTTGATAAAAATGACTATTATCCATTTTGGAGTGAGAAGATGTCTAATTATGCCGGTTACGTAGATGGTGCTACACGCAGCGCTTTAGTTAAGATCGGTTCAGAGTCAAATGAACTTAGCATCTGTGGACATATCGCTCCTCTGCTTATAGATGCAGATACAAAAGAAATATTTCTATCTCGCTGTAAAGAATTTGCCGAGATAACACACAACTCTAAACTAGCCGTAAGCTCCACTCTATTTTTTGCAGAGCTTTTGTGGGACTCAAAAGAGAATAAAGATATTAAAAAAAACATAGAGCTGCTAAAAAGTAAGTATCCAAAATTACTTACTTGGATAGATGCAGGAGTAAAAAGTAAAGATGCTGATACATTCAGTACTATTAGAGAGTTTGGTCCTGCGTGTGGAATTGACGGCGGTTTTGCTGGAGTTATTCATCTTTTATCATTAGAAGATGATTTTAAAACTGTTATGCAAAAAAATGCAAAAGCAGGTGGAGACTCTTCTGCAAGAGGTATGGTTGTCGCTATGATTTTAGCAACACAAGATGACTTTGAACTTCCAGATGAATGGATGAACGCTATCAACACAATAGAAGATATAAAAAATTATCTATCCTTGGTATAATACTCTAATAATTTTTCAAGGAATACTAATGTTTAAAAAAATAATTATGGGCTTATTAGCTACTCTTTTTCTTACTGCATCTTGCCATGCAAAAGATGCGGATGCTTATGATGTATATGAATGGATGGAATCACTTGAAGGCGAGTGGGTTCTATCTCCTGCGGACAAACAAACAGGAACTGACTCATACAAGCATAAAGATGTTTTACCGATGATCGGTACAAACAAGGCAGGAATATCATTTAAGTCTATTGGAAAAAAGAGCACTATACAAGAAGACCTGCTTCCAAACTCTCCTAAACAGATGGTGACTATGTACCACTGTAAAGACATTGAGTGTAATATGATAAAAGCTACTCACTACTGTATAAAGCAAAACCAACCTGAGTTTATAGCAAATTTCAAAAAGAGTACACCGACTAAAATCGTATTTGACTGCGATATGACTACTGAAATATGTCAATCTGATGAAGATCATGTTCATACTATCATCCATGAAATCACAAACAACGGCAAGCATCTAAAGACTTCATACCTAAGCTGGGAAAATAAAAAACCAAAGCAAAACAGCTCTATATATCACTTTGATAGGAAAAAATGAGTCGAATGAAGTTTATTAATTGTTAAGAAGTTTATCTTCTTTTCTGTTTTGTTTAAAATACATGCAATGTTTAAGCATACGGTTTAGCTTCTCATCACTACAATAAAAATCCATCTTTATATCTACAATAAATTCAGATGAGTCAAAACATGGCTCAACAAGTAAAACTGTTAATATATCTTTATGTTTTTTTGTAATCTTACTGATAAATTTTGTATTGAAAGGCCCATCAACATTTGTTGTGATTACTACATTAAATATTTGTGAGTCAACCATTTCATAAGCACTAGCCTCATCTTTTGCTATTCTAACATTTAAAAAAGAATCATAAAAATAGTTCAAATGAACATCAAAATAAGATTTTTTTCCTATTAATAACAGGTTGTTATTTTGTAAAATACAATTAATCTCTTTCATTTTATTCCTTTCTAAAAAAATTCCATCTCACCCTCTTGAACTTCATGAGGTGCGAACATAGTAATTATTTGTTTGATGCTAAGTGTAGTTGGTGCATGTATTTGATGTACATTGTTCATAGCAATATTTTCTACGCTAAATCTTTGAATATAGCTATCCATATCACGCACAACAGCATCAAAAAGTTTCAACATATCATCGCCGCTGTGTGTTAATACTTCCATAAATAGTTTAGTATTTACTATCATAGATTCTGATAGTTCTTTCATGCTAAAAGCAAGCTCGTCCAAATAAGGAGAGTAATGCAGTAAAACGTTAGAAGTTTTATGCAAGATTTTTGCTACTGAATTAATATCGTTTTGGTTAGAGTTAATCATAGCAAGTGACATATATTCTAATATTTCATTTAGATATTCAATCATATCATCAGCGTCGTCAGTACGAAATGTGATACTATCTTTGCCATCATCATTTTCGAGTGCAAAGTACTCTTCTAAGTTAACTTCACTTATTGTAGACTTTAAAAGCTCTTTTGATGAACATTTTTCACTAATATTGTTAGATATTTCTATATACTCTTTAATTACACCGGAAAAATTCATATCAAAGAGATCAATTGTTTCTTTAAAAAGAGTCTCTGAATGATGGATGTCATTTTCTATTAACACATCCACTACAGTATTTCGCATCCCAGAACATATTCTGTAAATTTCATCTAACATAAAGCCATGTTTAGAAAAAAACTTCAACATTACTATGATTACAGGACAGTGACCAGCTTCTTGCTCTTTACGTAAAACACCGATAAAATAGTCTAAAACACGAGAGCCAAAGTGTTTAATAAAAAAATCTGTATTAACATTATTGTGATTTAAAACTTCTTGAACACGTTTTTGCTCTTTCCACTTACTAAGTATCTCATTATGTTTTATAGTGAGTAAGTCAGCTATTACATCACTTTGAACAGACTCAAACTCTATACATTTTATTTCACTCATCAAACCAACTTGTTATATTTTTTTATCTTATAATTATCTCGAAAAGTTGTCTCAAAAAAGTCTCACTATTTACTTGTACTATTCCATCAAGAGATTATCAGTTTAATTTTAGTGAGCTTGTCTTATAATTTTTGCATCTGTAAGGAGATAAATGAATCCACTAAGTTTGAAAGTTCTAAAAAATCTAAATGTTCTGTATATAGAAGATGACCCTCTAGTCGCTAAACAAACTATTGGTTTGTTGGAGCATTATTTTTGCAATGTACTTCACAGTGATAATGCTGAAGATGCGTTAAAAATATTTAACACAGAGCATGTGCATATATTAATAACAGATATTGAACTGCCTGGGATTAGTGGTTTAGAACTCTGTGAAGAGATTAGAAAATTTAACTATCATATTCCTATCTTTATAACTTCAATTCACAATGACAAAGAGATGCTAATGAAGGCCATAAAGCTAAACTTGGTCAATTATCTCGTTAAACCGGTAAGCACTACAAGTATTACTAAAACGCTTATTGAGAGCCTTGAACATTTAAATAGAGAGGGAGAGTTTTTAGTAAGACTCAATAATAGTGTTGATTATCATCCTCTTTCTAATGAACTTGTAGTTGAGGGAAAGACAATCTCTCTTAGTTTAAGTGAAGTAAAACTTCTTGATCTGCTAATCATTAACAAAAATAAAGTTGTGTATAAAAGCACTATTGAGCATGCGCTAAACCCAGATGAGACAATATCTGACTCAGCATTTAGAAACATACTTTATAGAATGCGTAAAAAAATCGGAAAAGACTCAATAATCTCCGTATCACGTGTTGGTCTTAAGTTGTTGCTAAAATAATGAAGCACACTTTTTTATTTTTACTAATCACTCTGTGTTTCAACCAATATCTATTGGCCCAAATACCACTTCATCTAACTCAAGAGGAACAAGTCTGGATAAAAGAACATAAAACTGTTCGTGTCGCAGCAGGTTCTCATTCGGCACCGATAGAGTTCCGTGATGAAAATGGCAAATATCATGGAATCTCTATTGATTACCTAAAACATATAGAAGCTTCAACCGGTATCACTTTTGAGATTGTAAGTAAATCATCATGGGACAAAGATTTAGAACTACTCCGCGATAAAAAAATATCAATGATTTCTTCAACTAGAAATACACAAGAAGGAGAAGAAGTTGCCCTCTTCTCAAAACCATATCTATCTATGCCAATCAATATTTTTGCACGTAATGACAGCTCATATATATCTAACTTAAATAAGCTCAATGGAAAACGTGTTGCTGTTGAAAAGGGTTATTCTCTAGCAAAGTTGTTAAAACGTGATTATCCAAAAATCATACAAGTTAGTGTTTCATCAAACAAACAGGCACTTAAAATGATTATAGATGGTGATGTAGATGCTTATATAGGAAATGTATCTACAGTTACTTATAATATATTGAAGCTCCATATTACCAATGTAAATATCGTAGGTGAAACTCCCTACACTTGGAAAAGATCTATGGCAGTGCGTAAAGACTTGCCTTTGCTAAATAGCATCATACAAAAAGCCTTAGATTTAATAGAACTTCCTGAAAAAGACGTAATGCACAATCGCTGGATGACAGTCCACTATGAACATGAAATAGACTATATAATTCTTTTTTACTATTTAGGTTTTGTACTTTTAATTCTATTTTTTGCTATTTTGTGGAATATCAGCCTAAAGAGTAGAGTTGCCAAGCGCATACATGAGTTAGAGCAACATGATGAGTACTATCACTCTCTTTTTAATAACTCAATTTATGCGATTGCTATAACTGGAGCAGATTTTAAATTTACACATGTCAATAAAGAATTTTGTGACTTGCTAGGCTATGATGAGAAAGAATTAATAAACACTTTTGGTATTTTAGATGTGACATATATCGAAGATTTAAACTACTCCAAGAGTATGATTGACAAATTAATAAGAGGTGCTTCAACCAAGTATAAGATAAAGAAAAGATACCTGACAAAATCAGCTAAAGTAGTAGATGCGGTAAGTTTTATCCACGCTATTTATGATGATAACAACACTTATATTGGTGCTACTATCTCTATCTTAGATATTAGTGACAAAAAACATGCCCAAGAAGAAGTCCTAAAACATAAAAGCCGTCTTGTTGAGTTAGTTGCTCAACGTACACAAGAACTTTCAAAAGCAAATAAACTCCTTGCAAAAGCTAAAGAATCAGCTGAATTAGCCAATAAATCTAAAAATATATTTATCTCCAATATGAGCCACGAAATAAGAACTCCAATGAATGCTATATTAGGTTTTTCAAGGCTACTGTCACATACAAAGTTGAACAATCAACAAAAAACATATCTCTCAAGAGCTAAAAAAGCCACAAAATCATTACTATCACTTCTAGAAGACACACTTGATCTCTCAAAAATAGAAGCCGGAAAATTAACAATTGAAAACATTCCATTTCAACCAAAAGTTATTGTAACAGAGATAACAGAACTTCTCGAACTAAACGCAAAAGAAAAAGGTCTTTTAATTGAGTATGAGATTGATGAACACCTTCCTAAGTATCTCTTAGGAGATCCAAATCGTATTAAACAGGTTCTTATAAATCTCATAAATAATGCTATAAAATTTACTCAAGACGGTTCTATCTATGTGAGTGTATTTGTTAACTCAAAGAACATACATAACTGTTGTGTAGAGTTTGTTGTATCAGATACAGGCATCGGTATAAAAAAAGAAAATCTAGCTGATATATTCGAACATTTTACTCAAGTTGATAATAGTACGACAAAAAAAGAAGATGGAACGGGCTTGGGACTTGCCATATCCAAAGAACTTGTGAAGAGGATGGGTGGACAAATAGATGTACAAAGTGAATATAGAGAAGGCAGCACTTTCTCATTTGAGTTAACACTTGATATCTCCAAAGCAAAGTCTACTTCTGAAATTTCAGAGAATAACAATAACCCGCACTTCAAAGATATAAAAACGCTCTTAGTAGAAGATAATGAAGATAACCTTATTATTGCAATTGAACTATTAAAATTCATAGGAATAGAAGTCGATACAGCTAGGAATGGAGAGATTGCACTTGAGATGATTAGAAAAAATAATTATGATCTTGTTCTTATGGATATACAGATGCCAATAATGGATGGGCTAACAGCTACTCGTATACTCCGAAAAGAAGGCTTTATCGACCTGCCTATCATAGCAGTTAGTGCTTATGCTTCTGCCAAAGAGCATCATCGCAGCATTGGGGCAGGACTAAATGCACATATAAATAAGCCTTTTAAACTAAAAGAAATTCAAGATATAATATTTGAGTATTTTCCAGATAAAGTAATAGATGCTACCCCAGTAAACCAAATAGAGCTTAATTGGATTCCTCAACTGCAACAGATTGATTCTCTGGAATTTACAGATGATCTCTACTCTTACTGGTTAAACAAAGAAAGCTTTTTAATAGCATTAGAAAAATTTTTAAATAATATTTCA
Protein-coding regions in this window:
- a CDS encoding response regulator transcription factor, which gives rise to MNPLSLKVLKNLNVLYIEDDPLVAKQTIGLLEHYFCNVLHSDNAEDALKIFNTEHVHILITDIELPGISGLELCEEIRKFNYHIPIFITSIHNDKEMLMKAIKLNLVNYLVKPVSTTSITKTLIESLEHLNREGEFLVRLNNSVDYHPLSNELVVEGKTISLSLSEVKLLDLLIINKNKVVYKSTIEHALNPDETISDSAFRNILYRMRKKIGKDSIISVSRVGLKLLLK
- a CDS encoding ATP-binding protein; its protein translation is MAQIPLHLTQEEQVWIKEHKTVRVAAGSHSAPIEFRDENGKYHGISIDYLKHIEASTGITFEIVSKSSWDKDLELLRDKKISMISSTRNTQEGEEVALFSKPYLSMPINIFARNDSSYISNLNKLNGKRVAVEKGYSLAKLLKRDYPKIIQVSVSSNKQALKMIIDGDVDAYIGNVSTVTYNILKLHITNVNIVGETPYTWKRSMAVRKDLPLLNSIIQKALDLIELPEKDVMHNRWMTVHYEHEIDYIILFYYLGFVLLILFFAILWNISLKSRVAKRIHELEQHDEYYHSLFNNSIYAIAITGADFKFTHVNKEFCDLLGYDEKELINTFGILDVTYIEDLNYSKSMIDKLIRGASTKYKIKKRYLTKSAKVVDAVSFIHAIYDDNNTYIGATISILDISDKKHAQEEVLKHKSRLVELVAQRTQELSKANKLLAKAKESAELANKSKNIFISNMSHEIRTPMNAILGFSRLLSHTKLNNQQKTYLSRAKKATKSLLSLLEDTLDLSKIEAGKLTIENIPFQPKVIVTEITELLELNAKEKGLLIEYEIDEHLPKYLLGDPNRIKQVLINLINNAIKFTQDGSIYVSVFVNSKNIHNCCVEFVVSDTGIGIKKENLADIFEHFTQVDNSTTKKEDGTGLGLAISKELVKRMGGQIDVQSEYREGSTFSFELTLDISKAKSTSEISENNNNPHFKDIKTLLVEDNEDNLIIAIELLKFIGIEVDTARNGEIALEMIRKNNYDLVLMDIQMPIMDGLTATRILRKEGFIDLPIIAVSAYASAKEHHRSIGAGLNAHINKPFKLKEIQDIIFEYFPDKVIDATPVNQIELNWIPQLQQIDSLEFTDDLYSYWLNKESFLIALEKFLNNISKDREEIHNNYNENKLTKVLQLLHTLKGHLNLFGAKKLFNITQELELAIQSGDETMILRKFSEFDSVIDELK